The Candidatus Methylomirabilota bacterium nucleotide sequence AGATCGAGGCCGACGCCTACGTCGGGGAGGACTGAGCGCGATGGTGAAGATCCGGAAGCTGCTGACGGTGGTGGAGGAGATCCTGGAGGACGGCGGCCGCGCCGCCACGCGCCCCGTGCGCAAGGTCGCGGCCGTCGCCGTCATCGCGAACCCGTTCGCCGGGAGGTTCGTCGAGGACCTGACTCCGCTGATCGACGCGGGCGAGGAGCTCGGCGCGCTCCTCGCGAAGAAGGCGACCGAGGCCCTCGGCGCCCCCGCGGAGTCCTACGGCAAGGCCGCGATCGTCGGCGAGCGCGGCGAGTATGAACATGCGGCTGCGCTGCTTCATCCCAAGCTCGGGGCCCCCTTGCGGGCGGCGGTGGGCGGCGGCAAGGCCATTATTCCCTCCGCGAAGAAGCTCGGCGGCCCCGGCACGAGCGTGGACGTGCCGCTGCACTTCAAGGACGCGGCGTTCGTCCGCACCCACTACGACGCCATGGAAGTCCGCTGCCACGACGCGCCGCGGGCCGACGAGATCCTATTGGCGATCGTGGTGACCGACGGCGGGCGGCCCCACCCCCGCATCGGCGGGCTCACGAAGGACGAGGCCAAGAAGGAGGACGGCCTGCGATGAGGTACGGGCTCCGCATCCCCTCTTTCGCGCTGGGTCCGAAGACGGCGACGCTCGACGCGATGGGGCGCTACCTGCGCCACGCCGAGGACCTCGGCTTCGACTGCGCGGTGTCGATCGACCACCTGCTCCTGACGCCGCCGGCGTACGCGTGCACGTGGCTCGAGCCGATCTCGCTCCTCTCCGCCCTCGCCGGCGTGACGCGGACCATGAAGCTCGGCACGATGGTGCTCGTCCTGCCGCTCCGCAACCCGGCCTACTTCGCCAAGGAGTGGGCGACGCTCGACCTGCTCTCCGGCGGGCGCACGATTCTCGGCATCGGCGTCGGCTGGCACGAGGAGGAGTTCGAGCTCATGGGGGTGCCCCACCGCGAGCGCGGCGCGCGCATGAACGAGGCGATCGAGGCCGTCAAGGCCCTCTGGGCCGGCGACCGTGTGAGCTACGAGGGCAGGTACTACCGCTTCCGGGACCTGACGATCGACCCGAAGCCCGCGCAGAAGCCGCACCCGCCGATCTGGATCGGCGGCGGCTCCCAGCCCTTCGAGAAGGTCTACGGCCAGACCGTGACGAACATCGAGCCGGTGCTGCGGCGGATCGCGAAGTACGCCGACACGTGGGTGCCCCACTCCTCGGCGACGCCCGAGATGGTGAAGGGGGACTGGGAGAAGGTCCAGCGCTTCGCGCGCGAGTTCGGGCGCGACCCGCGGACGATCGGGCGCGTCTACTCGAATTTCGTCTGGGTGCTCAGGCCCGGCGAGAAGCCGGAGTCGGCGATCCCACGCTTCTCCGTCTACTCGGGGATGGACCTCGACTACTGGCGTGCGCACTATCTCCTGGGCGAGGCGGGGGACCTCGCCGAGAAGATCAGCGCGCGGATCGCCGCGCTCGACGGCGGGGTGGACACGATCGTCCTGAACCCGCTCGACTGGGGCACGGAGCAGCTCGAGCTGATCGCGGGCGAGGTCCTGCCCCGCGTGAAGGGAGGCGCCTGATCCGCTACACGGGAGCGCGCGTCAAGCGCGTCGAGGACCCGCGCCTGCTCGCGGGCCGCGGCCGGTACGTGGGCGACATCGTCCTGCCGCGGATGCTCCACCTCGCCTTCGTGCGGAGCCCCCACGCTCACGCGCGCGTGCGGGGCGTGGACGCCGCGGCGGCGCAGCGCCTCGCCGGCGTCGCCCGCGTGCTCACCGCCGCCGATCTTCGCGGCGTCGCGCGGCCACTCGAGCCCCGGCTGGAGGGGCCGGGCTTCCTCCCGACCGCGTGGCCGCCGCTCGCCGACGGCGTCGCGCGCTTCTGCGGCGAGGCCGTCGCCGCCGTCGCCGCCGCGAGCCCGTACGTCGCCGCCGACGCGCGGGAGGCCGTGCGGGTGGACTACGAGCCTCTCCCCGTTGTGGCGACGCTCGACGCGGCGCTCGCCGAGCAGCGCGTCCTCTTCCGCCGCGCGTTGCGCCGGGGCGACGTCGCCGCGGCCTTCGCGCGGGCGCCGGTGGTCCTCACGGAGACGTTCGAGCACGCCCGCTGCACGGCCTCGCCGCTCGAGCCGCGCGGCATGCTCGCCGACTGGGACGGCGAGACCCTCACCGTGTGGTCATCCACCCAGATCCCGTCCAGCGTGCAGGCGGCGCTCGCCCGCGCCCTGGATCTCCCCGAGACACGGGTGAGGGTCCTCGCGCCCGACGTCGGTGGCGGCTTCGGGTTGAAGACCCACGTCTTCCCCGAGGACGTCGCGGTCGCGGCGATCGCGCGCCTGCTCGGGCGCCCCGTGAGGTGGCTCGAGGAGCGGCGCGAGAACCTCACCGCGGCGTCGCAGGCCCGCGCCCTGCGCATGCAGGTCGAGGTGGCCGCCGAGGGCGACGGCGTGCTCCGCGGCCTCCGGGCGCGCGCGGTCTCCGACGGCGGCGCGTATCACATCTACCCACTGACCGGCGCCCTCGAGCCGCTCGGCAGCGCCAACATCCTGCCCGGTCCGTACCGGACGCCCGCGTACGAGTACGAGGCGATCACCGTCCAGACGCACAAGCCGCCGATCGGCGCCTACCGGGGCGTCGGCATGACGATGGGCGCGTTCGTCATGGAGCGGATGCTCGACCTCGTCGCCGAGCGCGTCGGGATCGACCCGGCCGAGGTGAGGCGGCGCAACCTGATCCCGCGCGAGGCGTATCCCTTCACCTCGGCGAGCGGCCTCGTGTACGACAGCGGCGATTTCCCCAAGGCGCTCGAGCAGGCCCTCGCCGCGGTGGACTACGAAGGGCTCCGGCGGGAGCAGGCGAGGGCGCGCGCCACCGGCCGCCTCGTCGGCGTCGGCATCGCCTGCTACACCGAGTACACGGGGATGGGCTCCGAGGTCTTCCGCCGCCGCGGCATGTCCGACGTGCCCGGGACCGACGCCGCCACGGTGGCGCTGGCCCCGGACGGCACGGTGAGCTGCCTGACGAGCTTTCCGTCGCAGGGCCAGGGCCACGCGACGGCGCTCGCGCAGCTCCTCGCCGATCGCCTGGGCGTCTCCATGGACGCGGTCCGCGTGTTCCCCGTCGACACGCACGCGTCCCCGCGCGGCAGCGGCACCTTCGGCAGCCGGGGCGCCGTGTGCATGATGGGCAGCGCCGCCGTGGCCGCCGAGCGGCTGGGGGAGAAGCTCCGGACGCTCGCGGCCCAGCGTCTCGAGGCCGGCCCGGCCGACGTCGTCCTCGAGGGCGGACGGGCCTCGGTGCGCGGCTTCCCCGCTCGCGCGGTCGCCATCGCCGAGCTCGCCCGCGCCGCGTACGCGCCGCCGCTGGGCGGGCTCCCTGCCGGGCTCTCACCCGGCCTCGAGGCGACCGTGCACTTCGACCCGCCGGGGCCGACGTTCTCCGGCGCCGTCCACGTCGCCGTGGTCGAGGTGGATCGCGAGACCGGCCGCGTCGCGATCCGCCGCTATGCTCTCGTCGAGGACTGCGGGCCCCTGATCAACCCGCTGCTCGTGGAAGGCCAGATCCACGGCGCCGTCGTCCAGGGGATCGGCGAGGCCCTGCTCGAGCGCGTCGTCCACGACGAGGACGGCCAGCTCTTGACGGCGACGCTCATGGACTACGCGCTCCCGAAGGCGGACGACGCTCCCGTGTTCGAGATCGGCCACCTCGAGACGCCGTCGCCCGTGACGCCGGGCGGCGTCAAGGGCATGGGCGAGGGCGGAACGATCGGCGCGCCGGCGGCCATCGCGAACGCGGTCGCGGATGCGCTCAAGGGACTCGGCGTCCGTGTCGTGCAACTCCCCATCCGTCCCGAAGACATCGCGACGACACTCGCTGACACGGGGAGGGGCCGATGAACCACGCGCGAATGCGGCGGCCGAAGGCCAACCGCATCGCGTACATTCCGCTGACGCGGGTCGCGCAGCGCGCCGAGGCGCGGCTGCACCGGCCGTAGCCGGGCTATAATCGGGCGTTCCCGATCCCACCATCCAGAGGAGGACGCACATGGGAGCGCGCGCCGATGCCCTGGCCAAGCGGTTCGAGGGGAAGGTTCAGGAAGCGACGACCGTCTTCGAGAAATTGAGCGATGCCGACTGGAAAAAGGTCACGTCGGCGGAGAAGTGGTCGGTCGGCGTCGTGGCGCACCACGTCGCCATGGGCCACGAGGGCATCGGCCGCATCGTCAGGACCGTGTCGGCCGGGGAGGCGATGCCGCACTTCACGATGGACATGCTCCACGCGATGAACGCCAAGCACGCGCAGGAGCACGCCGGCTGCACCAAGGCGGAGACCCTCGCCCTGCACCAGAAGAACGCGGCGGCCGCGGCGACCCTCGTGCGCGGACTCGGCGAC carries:
- a CDS encoding TIGR03619 family F420-dependent LLM class oxidoreductase, giving the protein MRYGLRIPSFALGPKTATLDAMGRYLRHAEDLGFDCAVSIDHLLLTPPAYACTWLEPISLLSALAGVTRTMKLGTMVLVLPLRNPAYFAKEWATLDLLSGGRTILGIGVGWHEEEFELMGVPHRERGARMNEAIEAVKALWAGDRVSYEGRYYRFRDLTIDPKPAQKPHPPIWIGGGSQPFEKVYGQTVTNIEPVLRRIAKYADTWVPHSSATPEMVKGDWEKVQRFAREFGRDPRTIGRVYSNFVWVLRPGEKPESAIPRFSVYSGMDLDYWRAHYLLGEAGDLAEKISARIAALDGGVDTIVLNPLDWGTEQLELIAGEVLPRVKGGA
- a CDS encoding xanthine dehydrogenase family protein molybdopterin-binding subunit, whose product is MLAGRGRYVGDIVLPRMLHLAFVRSPHAHARVRGVDAAAAQRLAGVARVLTAADLRGVARPLEPRLEGPGFLPTAWPPLADGVARFCGEAVAAVAAASPYVAADAREAVRVDYEPLPVVATLDAALAEQRVLFRRALRRGDVAAAFARAPVVLTETFEHARCTASPLEPRGMLADWDGETLTVWSSTQIPSSVQAALARALDLPETRVRVLAPDVGGGFGLKTHVFPEDVAVAAIARLLGRPVRWLEERRENLTAASQARALRMQVEVAAEGDGVLRGLRARAVSDGGAYHIYPLTGALEPLGSANILPGPYRTPAYEYEAITVQTHKPPIGAYRGVGMTMGAFVMERMLDLVAERVGIDPAEVRRRNLIPREAYPFTSASGLVYDSGDFPKALEQALAAVDYEGLRREQARARATGRLVGVGIACYTEYTGMGSEVFRRRGMSDVPGTDAATVALAPDGTVSCLTSFPSQGQGHATALAQLLADRLGVSMDAVRVFPVDTHASPRGSGTFGSRGAVCMMGSAAVAAERLGEKLRTLAAQRLEAGPADVVLEGGRASVRGFPARAVAIAELARAAYAPPLGGLPAGLSPGLEATVHFDPPGPTFSGAVHVAVVEVDRETGRVAIRRYALVEDCGPLINPLLVEGQIHGAVVQGIGEALLERVVHDEDGQLLTATLMDYALPKADDAPVFEIGHLETPSPVTPGGVKGMGEGGTIGAPAAIANAVADALKGLGVRVVQLPIRPEDIATTLADTGRGR
- a CDS encoding amino acid synthesis family protein — protein: MSAMVKIRKLLTVVEEILEDGGRAATRPVRKVAAVAVIANPFAGRFVEDLTPLIDAGEELGALLAKKATEALGAPAESYGKAAIVGERGEYEHAAALLHPKLGAPLRAAVGGGKAIIPSAKKLGGPGTSVDVPLHFKDAAFVRTHYDAMEVRCHDAPRADEILLAIVVTDGGRPHPRIGGLTKDEAKKEDGLR
- a CDS encoding DinB family protein produces the protein MGARADALAKRFEGKVQEATTVFEKLSDADWKKVTSAEKWSVGVVAHHVAMGHEGIGRIVRTVSAGEAMPHFTMDMLHAMNAKHAQEHAGCTKAETLALHQKNAAAAATLVRGLGDAELAKKGTVLAGMPPMSVEEIVNGILISHIDEHCGSIGATVGR